The genomic DNA GCAGTCGCTGGCGCAGTTCCGATTCACCGACGGTCAGTGCGATCTCGATTCCGACAGCTCGCAGCGGCAGGCGGCCGATTCGCGAGGTTCTTAGTTTGACGAGATCCTTGTGCGTGCAGAGGATCGCTTCAGCCGCAGGGTGTTGGTCGACCCAGGCGGTGAGTGTTTCGATATCCTCGCGGTCGAAGCGGTGGTGATCGGGAAAGGTTTTGCTGTCGATCAGCGTGGCGCCACAATCGGTGACCGTTTTTACAAACGCGTCCGGATTGCCGATCGCACTGAAGACCAGCACCTGTTGCCCGCGTAGGGTTTCGATCGGCAACGGATCGGCGGCGTGCGTCAGTAACGCCGAGGGTTCGTGGACCGATTCAACCCACGTCGCTGTGGGGGCGTACCGTTGCACCGTCTCGCGGATCTGTCGTCGATCCGCGTCGGAGGCGGCATCGCTGCGCGTCAGGACCACGACGTCGGCTCGCTTCAAGCCTTTTAACGATTCACGCAACATGCCGCGTGGCAGTTGATACCCATATCCAAACGGACAGCTAGCGTCGATCAAGACGATGTCCAAATCGCGGTGCAGTCGGCGGTGTTGGAAACCATCGTCCAGCAGGATGACTTCGGTCTCCAGTTCTTCGACCACAACACGTGCACCCTCGACACGGTCGGGATTTTGAACATGAGGCACGTCGGGCAGGCGTTCTTCCAGTTCCAACGCCTCGTCGTTCACTCCGCTCGCATCGGCGCCATAGCCACGACTGACGATCGCCACGCGAAGGCCTTCGTTGCGCAGCACGCGAGCGATCCAAGCGACCATCGGCGACTTGCCCGTTCCGCCGGTGGTGATGTTGCCGACCGAGATCACGGGAACGTCGGCGTGTTGGATCGACGAAGCGTCGCGATCGTATTTGCGATTGCGCA from Rosistilla carotiformis includes the following:
- the lpxK gene encoding tetraacyldisaccharide 4'-kinase: MDIRPIMSGQRRDPLARLLRMATRVAAIPYGVATTLRNRKYDRDASSIQHADVPVISVGNITTGGTGKSPMVAWIARVLRNEGLRVAIVSRGYGADASGVNDEALELEERLPDVPHVQNPDRVEGARVVVEELETEVILLDDGFQHRRLHRDLDIVLIDASCPFGYGYQLPRGMLRESLKGLKRADVVVLTRSDAASDADRRQIRETVQRYAPTATWVESVHEPSALLTHAADPLPIETLRGQQVLVFSAIGNPDAFVKTVTDCGATLIDSKTFPDHHRFDREDIETLTAWVDQHPAAEAILCTHKDLVKLRTSRIGRLPLRAVGIEIALTVGESELRQRLLQTARQATS